From Sphingomonas bisphenolicum, one genomic window encodes:
- a CDS encoding BaiN/RdsA family NAD(P)/FAD-dependent oxidoreductase — protein MLDADTGIWDAIVLGAGAAGMMCAATAGQRGKRVLLVDHADAVGKKILISGGGRCNFTNIHTAADRYLSANPHFAKSALGRYTAQDFIALVDRYGIAWHEKTLGQLFCDGSAKQIVAMLEEECAKGGVTPALGQPIADVDHGEGLYRVTIGATVHRAPALVLATGGPSIPKMGATGFAYDVARHFGLGIVQPRPALVPFTLGPEEALFQSLAGVSADVEVRWNKTRFREAALFTHRGLSGPAMLQISSYWQHRTPIQVNFLPDKAADWLLAEKRERPRVMLRRVVAQALTERLADTLLERIGVQGEMGNLSDKALRQVAARLGDWAFAPSGTEGYAKAEVTVGGIATAGLSSRTMEAAKAPGLYAIGEAVDVTGWLGGYNFQWAWASGVAAGQAI, from the coding sequence ATGCTCGACGCTGATACAGGCATTTGGGATGCGATCGTGCTGGGCGCGGGCGCGGCGGGGATGATGTGCGCCGCGACCGCCGGGCAGCGCGGCAAGCGGGTGCTGCTGGTCGACCATGCCGACGCCGTGGGCAAGAAGATCCTGATATCGGGCGGTGGGCGGTGCAACTTCACCAATATCCATACCGCCGCGGATCGCTATCTGTCGGCCAATCCGCACTTCGCCAAGTCGGCGCTGGGGCGTTACACGGCGCAGGATTTCATTGCGCTGGTCGATCGCTACGGCATCGCCTGGCATGAAAAGACGCTGGGGCAATTATTCTGCGACGGGTCGGCGAAGCAGATCGTCGCGATGCTGGAGGAGGAGTGCGCCAAGGGCGGCGTGACGCCGGCGCTGGGGCAGCCGATCGCGGATGTCGACCATGGCGAGGGCCTCTATCGGGTGACGATCGGCGCGACGGTGCATCGCGCGCCCGCGCTGGTGCTGGCGACCGGCGGGCCGTCGATCCCGAAGATGGGCGCGACCGGCTTCGCCTATGATGTGGCGCGCCATTTCGGGTTGGGCATCGTGCAGCCGCGTCCGGCGCTGGTGCCCTTCACCCTGGGGCCGGAGGAAGCGCTGTTCCAGTCGCTGGCGGGGGTGTCGGCCGATGTCGAAGTGCGCTGGAACAAGACGCGCTTTCGCGAGGCCGCGCTATTCACGCATCGGGGGCTGTCCGGACCGGCCATGTTGCAGATATCCTCCTACTGGCAGCATCGCACGCCGATCCAGGTGAATTTCCTGCCGGACAAGGCGGCGGACTGGTTGCTGGCGGAGAAGCGGGAGCGGCCGCGGGTGATGCTGCGTCGGGTGGTGGCGCAGGCGCTGACCGAGCGGCTGGCCGATACGCTGCTGGAGCGGATCGGGGTGCAGGGCGAGATGGGCAACCTGTCGGACAAGGCGCTGCGGCAAGTGGCCGCGCGACTGGGCGACTGGGCGTTCGCGCCGTCGGGTACGGAGGGCTATGCCAAGGCGGAGGTCACGGTCGGCGGCATCGCCACCGCGGGGCTGTCGTCGCGGACGATGGAGGCGGCCAAGGCGCCGGGGCTGTATGCGATCGGCGAGGCGGTGGATGTCACCGGATGGCTGGGGGGCTATAATTTCCAATGGGCCTGGGCCAGTGGCGTGGCGGCCGGACAGGCCATTTAG
- a CDS encoding Fur family transcriptional regulator, whose product MADHHHHHEPTGTKLADAARLTLEAQDEQWTPMRAAIFDALAAEERPASAYDIADTVSKARGKRVAPNSVYRILDLFVTNNIAMRVESANAYIANAHPGCHHDCIFLVCRTCKQATHVDDDKVTGDVRAVAAQEGFQAERPVIEILGTCAKCAA is encoded by the coding sequence ATGGCCGACCATCATCACCATCACGAACCGACCGGCACCAAGCTCGCCGACGCCGCGCGCCTGACGCTGGAGGCGCAGGACGAACAATGGACGCCGATGCGCGCCGCCATTTTCGATGCGCTCGCGGCGGAAGAGCGTCCGGCCTCGGCCTATGACATAGCGGATACGGTGTCGAAGGCGCGCGGCAAGCGGGTCGCGCCCAACAGCGTCTATCGCATCCTCGACCTGTTCGTGACCAATAACATCGCGATGCGCGTCGAAAGCGCCAACGCCTATATCGCCAACGCCCATCCCGGCTGCCACCATGACTGCATCTTTCTGGTCTGCCGCACCTGCAAGCAGGCGACCCATGTCGATGACGACAAGGTGACCGGCGACGTGCGCGCGGTCGCGGCGCAGGAAGGCTTCCAAGCCGAACGGCCGGTGATCGAGATATTGGGCACCTGTGCGAAATGTGCGGCCTGA
- a CDS encoding DUF423 domain-containing protein: protein MIAILACLSAALAIGAGAFGAHGVTDPKAAEWLRTGGLYQLIHAVAAIAVTGVARGAAALMLAGAAIFALTLYAMALGGPKWLGAVTPVGGTLMIAGWLWAAWSFGQR from the coding sequence ATGATCGCGATACTGGCCTGCCTGTCGGCGGCACTGGCGATAGGGGCTGGCGCCTTTGGCGCCCACGGCGTCACTGATCCCAAGGCAGCGGAATGGCTGCGCACCGGCGGCCTCTACCAGCTGATCCACGCGGTCGCCGCGATCGCCGTCACCGGGGTTGCCCGCGGCGCGGCGGCGCTGATGCTGGCGGGCGCGGCGATCTTCGCGCTCACCCTCTATGCCATGGCGCTGGGCGGCCCCAAATGGCTGGGCGCGGTCACGCCGGTCGGCGGCACGTTGATGATCGCGGGCTGGCTCTGGGCCGCATGGTCCTTCGGGCAGCGCTGA
- a CDS encoding iron-sulfur cluster assembly scaffold protein, with protein MNAPPNAPLYNKDILRLAADIPHHQRLPDAQASVEKRSPTCGSRVTADVRMADGRLADMGLDVKACALGQASAALMAGHAIGLTAQELADARDRLAAYLSGDSDDLDFWPGLSVLAPARGYPARHASIRLGFEAIAEAARQADA; from the coding sequence ATGAACGCCCCTCCCAACGCTCCCCTGTATAACAAGGACATATTGCGGCTCGCCGCCGACATCCCGCACCACCAGCGGCTGCCGGACGCACAGGCCAGCGTCGAGAAGCGATCCCCCACCTGCGGGTCGCGCGTGACGGCCGACGTGCGGATGGCCGACGGCCGCCTCGCCGACATGGGCCTCGATGTGAAAGCCTGCGCGCTCGGCCAGGCGTCCGCCGCGCTGATGGCCGGCCACGCCATCGGCTTGACGGCGCAGGAACTGGCCGACGCCCGCGACAGGCTCGCCGCCTATCTGTCGGGCGACAGCGACGATCTCGACTTCTGGCCCGGCCTTTCCGTGCTGGCCCCGGCGCGCGGCTATCCCGCCCGCCATGCCTCGATCCGCCTCGGCTTCGAAGCGATCGCCGAAGCCGCCAGACAGGCCGACGCCTGA
- a CDS encoding YaiI/YqxD family protein, which translates to MKILVDADACPVKEEIYKVAWRHEIPVTIVSNSPIRIPAHPLLDRVVVSDGFDAADDWIAERADAASICITADILLADRCLKAGAVVIAPNGKPFTHSSIGAAIATRAIMADWRAGGDQVGGPPPFGKNDRSRFLQALDEAIVRLKRGR; encoded by the coding sequence ATGAAGATATTGGTCGATGCCGATGCCTGCCCCGTGAAGGAGGAGATCTACAAGGTCGCCTGGCGGCATGAAATCCCCGTGACGATCGTGAGCAACAGCCCGATCCGCATTCCCGCCCATCCGCTGCTCGACCGGGTGGTGGTGAGCGACGGGTTCGATGCGGCGGACGACTGGATCGCCGAGCGAGCCGATGCGGCATCGATATGCATTACCGCCGACATATTGCTGGCCGATCGCTGCCTGAAGGCGGGTGCGGTGGTGATCGCGCCCAATGGCAAGCCCTTCACCCATAGTTCGATCGGCGCGGCGATCGCGACGCGGGCGATCATGGCGGATTGGCGGGCCGGCGGCGATCAGGTCGGCGGGCCGCCGCCCTTCGGCAAGAATGACCGCTCGCGCTTCCTGCAGGCGCTGGACGAGGCCATCGTCCGCCTGAAGCGGGGGCGGTGA
- a CDS encoding cation:proton antiporter domain-containing protein has translation MEAQQAVSATDILLSEGVILLGAAVLFVMLFRRFGLGAVLGYLVAGALVGPQGLGLVGGGESKLAIAEIGIVLLLFLVGLELHPARLWRLKRDIFALGLAQVVLCGCILTAIIFYSTGFSWGAAIALGLPLALSSTAQVLPGLKSSGRINSPFGEKVFSILLFQDLSIVPLITIVAALSRNPADAGGPPGWMMAGYTVAAIAGLVLAGRFILRPLLGLVGRMGEREMFVVVGLFTVLAAAALMHSLHLSTALGAFVAGVMLADSPYRHEIESDVEPFRSILLGLFFLAVGMVLDLRAVAANPLFVLSMAVVLVATKAAIITGLARLFGMEWRPALGAGLLLSQGGEFGFVLFTQAQNALLIAPEAASLFAAIVTFSMATTPFLMLFARRFEFAKPRDHDLPGPDDAPRGSAIIVGYGRFGQTVAQMLMGHGFAVTLIDKKPAQIEVSSRFDMKVYYGDGTRMDLLHRAGADEARLIAFCIDDPSLDSRALQPIAQAFPQAALMVRAFDRRQLLELQDMDLAGIVREVYESAICMGVQAMQSLGVPDEEVEEVERQYRQNDADRMALQIEHGNLLAAKDLMYRPGKSMRLLSRGDGEKA, from the coding sequence ATGGAAGCGCAGCAGGCCGTCAGCGCCACCGACATTCTCCTGTCCGAAGGCGTCATCCTGCTCGGCGCCGCCGTGCTGTTCGTGATGCTGTTCCGCCGCTTCGGCCTCGGCGCGGTGCTGGGCTATTTAGTCGCGGGCGCTTTGGTCGGACCGCAGGGTCTGGGCCTTGTCGGCGGCGGCGAATCGAAACTCGCCATCGCAGAAATCGGCATAGTCCTGCTGCTGTTCCTCGTCGGCCTCGAACTCCATCCCGCCCGGCTCTGGCGCCTCAAACGCGACATCTTCGCGCTCGGTCTCGCGCAGGTCGTGCTGTGCGGCTGCATCCTCACCGCGATCATCTTCTACTCGACGGGCTTTAGTTGGGGGGCGGCGATCGCGCTCGGCCTGCCGCTCGCCCTCTCCTCGACCGCGCAGGTGCTGCCGGGCCTGAAATCCAGCGGCCGCATCAACTCCCCCTTCGGCGAGAAGGTCTTCTCGATCCTGCTGTTCCAGGATCTCTCGATCGTCCCGCTCATCACCATCGTCGCCGCCCTGTCCCGCAATCCTGCCGATGCCGGGGGGCCGCCGGGCTGGATGATGGCGGGCTATACCGTCGCCGCCATCGCCGGCCTCGTGCTGGCCGGCCGCTTCATCCTGCGCCCTCTGCTGGGCCTGGTCGGTCGCATGGGCGAGCGCGAGATGTTCGTCGTCGTCGGCCTCTTCACCGTGCTCGCCGCCGCCGCCCTGATGCACAGCCTGCACCTCTCGACCGCGCTGGGCGCTTTCGTCGCGGGCGTCATGCTCGCCGATTCGCCCTACCGGCATGAAATCGAATCCGACGTCGAGCCATTCCGCTCGATCCTGCTCGGCCTCTTCTTCCTTGCCGTCGGCATGGTGCTGGACCTGCGTGCCGTGGCCGCCAACCCGCTGTTCGTCCTGTCCATGGCCGTCGTCCTGGTCGCGACCAAGGCGGCGATCATCACCGGCCTCGCCCGTCTGTTCGGCATGGAATGGCGTCCGGCGCTGGGCGCGGGCCTGCTGCTCAGCCAGGGCGGCGAATTCGGTTTCGTCCTCTTCACCCAGGCGCAGAATGCGCTGCTGATCGCACCGGAAGCTGCCAGCCTGTTCGCCGCCATCGTCACCTTCTCCATGGCGACGACACCTTTCCTGATGCTCTTCGCCCGGCGCTTCGAGTTTGCGAAACCCAGGGACCACGACCTGCCGGGGCCGGACGATGCGCCGCGCGGCTCGGCCATCATCGTGGGCTATGGCCGCTTCGGCCAGACCGTAGCGCAAATGCTGATGGGCCATGGTTTCGCCGTCACCCTGATCGACAAGAAGCCGGCCCAGATCGAGGTATCGAGCCGCTTCGACATGAAGGTCTATTATGGCGACGGCACCCGCATGGATCTGCTCCACCGCGCCGGCGCGGACGAAGCGCGCCTCATCGCCTTCTGCATCGACGACCCCTCGCTCGATTCGCGCGCGCTCCAGCCGATCGCCCAGGCCTTCCCCCAGGCGGCGCTGATGGTTCGCGCCTTCGACCGGCGGCAATTGCTGGAATTGCAGGACATGGACCTCGCCGGCATCGTCCGCGAAGTCTATGAATCGGCTATCTGCATGGGCGTGCAGGCGATGCAGTCCCTGGGCGTGCCGGACGAGGAGGTCGAAGAAGTCGAGCGCCAATATCGCCAGAATGACGCCGATCGCATGGCGCTCCAGATCGAACATGGCAATCTGCTCGCGGCCAAGGACTTGATGTATCGCCCCGGCAAGTCCATGCGGCTGCTCAGCAGAGGGGATGGAGAAAAGGCATGA
- a CDS encoding LytR/AlgR family response regulator transcription factor codes for MSIRTMIVDDEPLAVERLQMLCAREPRIALVGTATDGEAALRLIEGLKPDLVMLDIAMPLLDGIGVARAVGRMGIRPAVIFVTAFEGFAVEAFDLAAVDYMLKPVAHDRLTRAIDRVEVALRNLTSDTAPTISSEPQPEWAEEFWVPHRSELIRIATDQIDRIEAERDYMRLHVGGHSYLLHQTISSLEERLDPQQFVRLHRSHIVRRDHIARLRHDGSGVWFAALADGGEIRIGRTFLANARAMTGR; via the coding sequence ATGTCTATCCGCACCATGATCGTCGATGACGAACCGCTCGCCGTCGAACGCCTCCAGATGCTCTGCGCGCGCGAACCGCGCATCGCCCTGGTCGGCACCGCCACCGACGGCGAAGCCGCGCTGCGCCTGATCGAAGGGCTGAAGCCCGACCTTGTCATGCTCGACATCGCCATGCCCTTGCTGGACGGCATCGGCGTCGCCCGCGCGGTGGGGCGCATGGGCATCCGCCCCGCGGTGATCTTCGTGACCGCGTTCGAGGGGTTCGCGGTCGAGGCGTTCGATCTCGCCGCGGTCGATTATATGCTCAAGCCCGTCGCCCATGATCGCCTGACCCGCGCGATCGATCGGGTCGAAGTGGCGCTGCGCAACCTGACGTCCGATACAGCGCCCACTATCTCCAGCGAACCACAGCCCGAATGGGCCGAAGAATTCTGGGTGCCGCATCGCTCCGAACTGATCCGCATCGCCACCGACCAGATCGACCGGATCGAAGCGGAACGCGACTATATGCGCCTCCATGTCGGCGGCCACAGCTATTTGCTGCACCAGACGATCAGCAGCCTGGAGGAGCGGCTCGACCCCCAACAGTTCGTCCGCCTGCACCGCAGCCATATCGTCCGCCGCGACCATATCGCCCGGCTGCGCCACGACGGCAGCGGCGTGTGGTTCGCCGCGCTCGCCGACGGCGGCGAAATCCGCATCGGTCGCACCTTCCTGGCGAACGCACGGGCGATGACGGGGCGGTAA
- the dxs gene encoding 1-deoxy-D-xylulose-5-phosphate synthase: MNDRPETPLLDQVVWPSDLRALKPDQLRQLADELRQEVISAVGVTGGHLGSGLGVVELTTAIHYVFDTPQDKLVWDVGHQCYPHKILTGRRDRIRTLRMGGGLSGFTKRAESDYDPFGAAHSSTSISAALGFAVANKMQDRPGKGIAVIGDGAMSAGMAYEAMNNARAAGNRLIVILNDNDMSIAPPVGGLSAYLARLVSSREFLGLRDIAKRLARKLPRPLHNAARKTDEFARGMAMGGTLFEELGFYYVGPVDGHNLDQLIPVLENVRDAAEGPCLVHVVTQKGKGYGPAEAAADKYHGVQKFDIVTGTQAKAPPGPPSYTNVFAQALIAEAQRDPKVCAITAAMPSGTGLDKFELAFPDRSFDVGIAEQHAVTFAAGLAAEGMRPFCAIYSTFLQRAYDQVVHDVAIQNLPVRFAIDRAGLVGADGSTHAGSFDVTYLATLPNMVVMAAADEAELVHMVHTCAMHDSGPIALRYPRGNGTGVAMPEIPERLEIGKGRLVREGRQVAILSLGTRLEEALKAAEALEAKGLSTTVADLRFAKPLDEALIRKLLTSHEVAVTIEEGAIGGLGAHVLTLASDLGLIDNGLKLRTMRLPDIFQDQDKPEKQYADARLDADAIVDTVLTALRHNSVGTEARA, translated from the coding sequence ATGAATGATCGCCCGGAAACCCCGCTCCTCGACCAGGTCGTCTGGCCGTCGGACCTGCGCGCCCTCAAGCCCGACCAGCTTCGCCAGTTGGCAGACGAACTGCGGCAGGAGGTCATCTCCGCCGTCGGCGTGACCGGCGGCCATCTCGGCTCGGGCCTCGGCGTGGTGGAACTGACCACCGCGATCCATTATGTGTTCGACACCCCCCAGGACAAGCTGGTGTGGGACGTCGGCCACCAATGCTATCCGCACAAGATCCTGACCGGCCGGCGCGACCGCATCCGCACCCTGCGCATGGGCGGCGGCCTGTCCGGCTTCACCAAGCGCGCCGAATCCGATTATGACCCCTTCGGCGCGGCGCACAGCTCCACCTCGATCAGCGCGGCGCTGGGCTTCGCGGTCGCCAACAAGATGCAGGATCGCCCCGGCAAGGGCATCGCCGTCATCGGCGACGGCGCCATGTCGGCGGGCATGGCCTATGAGGCGATGAACAACGCCCGCGCGGCCGGCAATCGCCTGATCGTCATCCTCAACGACAATGATATGTCGATCGCCCCGCCGGTCGGCGGCCTGTCCGCCTATCTCGCCCGCCTCGTCTCCAGCCGCGAATTTCTCGGCCTGCGCGACATCGCCAAGCGCCTCGCCCGCAAACTGCCCCGCCCGCTCCACAATGCCGCGCGCAAAACGGACGAGTTCGCCCGCGGCATGGCGATGGGCGGCACTTTGTTCGAGGAACTGGGCTTCTATTATGTCGGTCCGGTCGACGGCCATAATCTCGACCAGTTGATTCCAGTGCTGGAAAACGTCCGCGACGCGGCCGAAGGGCCGTGCCTCGTCCATGTCGTCACGCAGAAAGGCAAGGGCTATGGCCCGGCCGAAGCAGCGGCCGACAAATATCATGGTGTCCAGAAGTTCGACATCGTCACCGGCACGCAAGCGAAGGCCCCGCCCGGACCGCCCAGCTACACCAATGTCTTCGCCCAGGCGCTCATCGCCGAAGCGCAGCGCGATCCCAAGGTCTGCGCCATCACCGCGGCGATGCCGTCGGGCACCGGCCTCGACAAGTTCGAACTGGCCTTCCCCGACCGCAGCTTCGACGTCGGCATCGCCGAACAACATGCCGTCACCTTCGCTGCGGGCCTCGCGGCCGAAGGGATGCGCCCCTTCTGCGCCATCTATTCGACTTTCCTGCAACGTGCCTACGACCAGGTCGTGCATGACGTCGCGATCCAGAACCTGCCCGTCCGCTTCGCCATCGACCGCGCCGGCCTGGTCGGCGCCGACGGCTCGACCCATGCGGGCAGTTTCGACGTCACCTATCTTGCGACCCTGCCCAACATGGTGGTGATGGCCGCGGCGGACGAAGCCGAACTGGTTCATATGGTCCATACCTGCGCCATGCATGATAGCGGCCCGATCGCGCTGCGCTATCCGCGCGGCAACGGCACTGGCGTCGCCATGCCGGAAATTCCCGAACGGCTTGAAATCGGCAAGGGCCGTCTGGTCCGCGAAGGGCGGCAGGTCGCCATCCTCTCGCTCGGCACCCGCCTCGAAGAAGCACTCAAGGCCGCCGAAGCGCTGGAGGCCAAGGGCCTGTCCACCACTGTCGCCGACCTGCGCTTCGCCAAGCCGCTGGACGAAGCGCTGATCCGCAAGCTGCTGACCAGCCACGAAGTCGCCGTGACCATCGAGGAAGGCGCGATCGGCGGTCTGGGCGCGCATGTCCTGACGCTGGCCAGCGATCTCGGCCTGATCGACAATGGCCTCAAGCTGCGCACCATGCGCCTGCCCGACATTTTCCAGGATCAGGACAAGCCCGAAAAACAATATGCAGACGCCCGGCTGGATGCCGACGCGATCGTGGACACAGTCCTCACTGCGCTGCGCCACAACAGCGTGGGCACGGAAGCGCGGGCCTGA